One genomic segment of Hugenholtzia roseola DSM 9546 includes these proteins:
- the gldG gene encoding gliding motility-associated ABC transporter substrate-binding protein GldG, whose amino-acid sequence MQLSQKLKWEAFLEILVLILVLILLNLAAQRYFFRIDLTQEKRYTLSQASIQILENLEEPVYIDVYLEGDLNASFKRLQKNLKETLEEFKTHAGSKIQFRFIDPESIAPDDKNQFYSDLARRGVPPTNLFDTQDGKKIQKIIFPGAILSYKNKETGVLLLKGNQNASPQEQLNQSIENLEYELMAAIKKMSQKQKQLIGIIEGHDELSPTQMIDAERSLSEFYAVERLNLSRFEQKAALQEYDAIILAQPKKAFSEKETYLLDQYLMQGGNLLLFIDQIQMNLDSIALEGTYAFAYDLKLLEMVFRYGVRLNQDMVQDVQSGNIVVNVGNIGNRPNLQRVPFPYYVVANKFEDHPITKNLGAVYLRFAGSLDTVRTAAPIQKTPLIFSSEYSRIKRAPTLISLEELKSDLVPELYQTPHLPLAYLLEGNFNSAFAGRFPPEPFSKDDFIEKGQYGKVFICADGDVLLSEMDKKTGNPLPLGYEPISGQTYSHKDLLLNVLAYMLDAEGIIAARSKEIVIRQLDPFQVQDDQLFWQTFNLVLPLIVILCFGLIWYGVRKRRFGK is encoded by the coding sequence ATGCAACTCTCTCAAAAACTGAAATGGGAAGCCTTTTTAGAAATTTTGGTTCTGATTTTGGTTTTGATTTTGCTAAACTTAGCGGCGCAGCGTTATTTTTTTAGAATAGACCTCACGCAGGAGAAACGCTATACCCTTAGTCAGGCTTCTATTCAGATTTTGGAAAACTTGGAAGAGCCTGTTTATATTGATGTTTATTTGGAAGGCGACCTAAATGCCTCTTTCAAAAGGCTGCAAAAAAACTTGAAAGAAACCTTAGAAGAATTTAAAACCCATGCAGGCAGCAAGATACAATTTCGCTTTATAGACCCCGAAAGCATTGCGCCCGACGATAAAAATCAATTTTATAGCGATTTAGCGCGTAGAGGCGTTCCCCCTACCAACCTTTTCGATACCCAAGACGGCAAGAAAATACAGAAAATCATCTTTCCCGGTGCCATTCTTTCCTACAAAAACAAAGAAACAGGCGTATTACTTTTAAAGGGCAATCAAAATGCAAGTCCGCAGGAGCAGCTCAATCAGTCCATAGAAAATTTGGAATATGAATTGATGGCTGCCATCAAAAAGATGAGCCAAAAACAGAAGCAACTCATAGGCATTATCGAAGGACACGACGAACTTAGCCCTACCCAGATGATTGATGCCGAGCGCAGTCTATCCGAATTTTATGCCGTAGAAAGGCTCAATCTAAGCCGTTTCGAACAGAAGGCTGCCCTACAAGAGTATGATGCCATTATCTTGGCGCAGCCCAAAAAAGCCTTTTCTGAAAAGGAAACCTACCTTTTAGACCAATACCTGATGCAGGGCGGAAATCTGCTCCTTTTTATAGACCAAATCCAGATGAACCTCGATAGCATTGCCCTCGAAGGTACGTATGCTTTTGCTTATGATTTAAAACTTTTGGAGATGGTCTTCCGCTATGGCGTGCGCCTCAATCAGGACATGGTACAAGATGTGCAATCGGGCAATATTGTGGTCAATGTAGGAAATATCGGAAACCGCCCCAACTTGCAGCGCGTGCCTTTCCCTTATTACGTTGTCGCGAACAAATTTGAAGACCACCCAATTACTAAAAATTTAGGAGCGGTTTATTTGCGCTTTGCAGGCAGTTTGGATACCGTCCGAACGGCTGCCCCTATCCAAAAAACGCCCCTTATTTTTTCTTCCGAATACAGTCGTATCAAACGCGCTCCTACCCTTATTTCGCTCGAAGAGCTAAAATCCGACCTTGTCCCTGAATTATACCAAACGCCTCATCTGCCGCTCGCTTACCTTTTAGAGGGCAATTTTAACTCTGCTTTTGCAGGGCGTTTCCCACCAGAGCCTTTTTCGAAGGACGATTTTATAGAAAAGGGGCAATACGGAAAGGTCTTTATTTGTGCCGACGGCGATGTCCTATTGAGCGAAATGGATAAGAAAACGGGCAATCCGTTGCCTTTGGGCTATGAACCCATTAGCGGACAGACTTATAGTCATAAAGATTTGCTGCTCAATGTTTTAGCCTATATGCTTGATGCCGAAGGTATCATTGCAGCACGCTCAAAAGAAATTGTCATTCGCCAATTAGACCCCTTTCAGGTGCAAGATGACCAACTTTTTTGGCAGACCTTCAACTTAGTTTTGCCCCTAATTGTCATTCTTTGCTTTGGTCTGATTTGGTATGGCGTGCGAAAAAGGCGATTTGGAAAGTAA
- the gldN gene encoding gliding motility protein GldN — protein sequence MKKNLLHLFSIAFFSLIALSVQAQEYGMEFANDGYNHNSLRPIHESQIMYKKTLWFKVLLKEKQNKPFFARANEITKVIFEAAKMGIIRPYENDSLTTRMSTETFLEKLKIPSDGPELTEEEIAMGFGADDLGWGGGGGGDDWGSGGDWGGGDGGGGSAAPEAAEFMPQQISIMEIREDLLFDKKRSRMIHDIQSIGFWIPAELDTKTGMEKPLAFFSYKELVSNLFRDNPKAIWYNTNNNAHHRNLEEAFDLRLFTGKIIKYDNLDDEMIIDMNDGDTQRSLIGSEQYEYKQIEYESNLWEN from the coding sequence ATGAAAAAAAACCTCTTGCATCTCTTTTCTATTGCCTTTTTTTCGCTGATAGCCTTATCGGTGCAGGCGCAGGAATACGGCATGGAGTTTGCCAACGACGGCTATAATCACAACTCTTTGCGCCCGATTCACGAGTCGCAGATTATGTATAAAAAGACCCTCTGGTTTAAAGTCTTGCTCAAAGAAAAGCAAAACAAGCCTTTCTTCGCTCGCGCCAACGAAATTACGAAGGTAATCTTTGAAGCTGCCAAAATGGGCATCATCAGACCTTACGAAAACGATTCGCTCACCACGCGCATGTCTACAGAAACCTTCTTAGAAAAGCTCAAAATCCCTTCTGACGGACCCGAACTTACCGAAGAAGAAATCGCGATGGGCTTCGGCGCAGACGACCTCGGTTGGGGCGGCGGCGGCGGCGGCGACGACTGGGGTAGCGGCGGCGATTGGGGCGGCGGCGATGGCGGCGGTGGCTCGGCAGCTCCCGAAGCGGCAGAATTTATGCCACAGCAAATTTCTATCATGGAAATCCGCGAAGATTTGCTTTTTGATAAAAAACGCTCGCGCATGATTCACGACATTCAGTCTATCGGTTTCTGGATTCCTGCCGAACTCGACACCAAGACAGGTATGGAAAAACCTTTGGCTTTCTTTAGCTACAAAGAATTGGTTTCTAACCTTTTCCGCGACAACCCAAAAGCCATCTGGTACAATACCAACAACAACGCACATCATAGAAACCTCGAAGAAGCCTTCGACTTGCGCCTCTTTACAGGCAAAATCATCAAGTACGATAACTTAGACGACGAAATGATTATCGACATGAACGACGGCGATACACAGCGTTCGCTTATCGGAAGTGAGCAGTACGAATACAAGCAAATCGAGTACGAAAGCAACCTTTGGGAAAACTAA
- a CDS encoding GAF domain-containing SpoIIE family protein phosphatase encodes MQATTSRQVIKYTAFLGAFLGWCLLVGYETLEIYYWTNGQSEKGLPFFLKGLFLNLFILGAWLFTHKSDTQQAHDEDFYGRIHKTFAITTFCGIFSLILRGMLWMTSRFWLEHIFLYNVLYHLDLALFSIFLITMFFKWRHMILYKSNRLNRRIWRGFYTLLLISTVMHLARPQQVPPLLSLLLLVVLIIGFLPLVVNLKWIAILSYQHKLNSLAYLGITLLIQSYFVYEILSYQQIGTDRIEEVSTLITNLERSVFFIGLYLFTALYGLSAFFAILFNLPTASVFEKKMGELDKVQQLSAAISGGDNEQQIYRLLLNSAQQILGTDAAWIEVEDQEDKLILHNISYEKALRYQRGLELKNLHSQDDPFKARKFQAKQLFETPTTQMEYHSLLSIPLENQRQRLGTLVLLKRQENAFDGLALATLHPFVSQASVTLHNFKLLAEAVKVQQYKNELELARKVKNRLLPKRLEQNEAFDIFALTGSSSEVGGDYYDFYQVNPTKYVVMIADVAGHGTSVAFYVAQVKGVFQSLVQMDLAPDLFMEYANIALSSCLERGIFVSATYLTIDTEKKSIYQARAGHCPTIFYKNLDYQTELWEGKGLGLNILKSNLYNQHIETTYHEFEEEDILLLYTDGIIEARNPVSGEEYGTERLREVLTDSVHCSALQQIAETILANVNDFTDDVDFKDDYTLLLIRFF; translated from the coding sequence ATGCAAGCGACTACATCACGACAGGTAATCAAATATACTGCTTTCTTAGGGGCTTTTCTGGGCTGGTGTTTGCTCGTCGGCTATGAAACCTTAGAGATTTATTATTGGACAAACGGACAGAGTGAAAAAGGGCTTCCTTTTTTTTTAAAGGGACTTTTTCTCAATCTCTTTATCTTAGGTGCTTGGCTCTTTACCCACAAATCGGATACGCAACAAGCCCATGACGAAGATTTCTACGGGCGGATTCATAAGACCTTTGCGATTACGACCTTTTGTGGCATTTTTTCGCTTATCCTACGTGGCATGCTCTGGATGACGAGCCGCTTTTGGCTCGAACACATTTTTCTCTACAATGTGCTATATCACCTCGACTTGGCACTTTTTAGCATCTTCCTAATTACTATGTTTTTCAAATGGCGGCACATGATTTTATACAAATCAAACCGCCTCAATCGCCGTATTTGGCGCGGCTTTTATACGCTGCTGCTTATTTCTACGGTGATGCACTTGGCGCGTCCGCAGCAAGTACCGCCGCTATTGAGCCTTCTGCTTTTGGTGGTCTTAATTATCGGTTTTTTGCCCTTAGTGGTCAATCTCAAATGGATAGCCATTCTTAGCTACCAACACAAACTCAATAGTTTGGCTTATCTGGGTATTACGCTGCTGATACAATCTTATTTTGTCTATGAAATTCTTTCCTACCAACAAATTGGCACAGACCGCATAGAGGAAGTTTCTACCCTCATCACCAACTTAGAACGCAGCGTCTTTTTTATCGGACTCTATCTCTTTACGGCTCTTTATGGCTTATCTGCCTTTTTTGCCATTCTTTTTAATTTGCCCACTGCTTCGGTCTTTGAAAAAAAGATGGGCGAATTAGACAAGGTACAACAACTTTCCGCCGCCATTTCAGGGGGCGACAACGAACAGCAAATCTATCGCCTGCTCCTCAATAGTGCGCAACAAATTTTGGGTACAGATGCCGCTTGGATAGAAGTAGAAGACCAAGAAGACAAGCTCATTCTGCACAATATTTCATACGAAAAAGCCCTCCGCTACCAAAGAGGCTTAGAACTTAAAAACCTGCACAGCCAAGACGACCCCTTCAAAGCGCGAAAGTTTCAAGCCAAACAGCTTTTCGAAACGCCCACAACACAAATGGAATATCATTCCTTGCTCTCCATTCCACTTGAAAATCAGCGGCAGCGTTTGGGTACGCTCGTCCTGCTCAAAAGACAAGAAAATGCTTTCGATGGTTTGGCTTTGGCTACCCTGCACCCTTTTGTTTCGCAGGCAAGTGTTACGCTCCACAATTTCAAACTCTTGGCAGAGGCAGTAAAGGTACAACAGTATAAAAATGAGCTTGAATTGGCGCGAAAGGTAAAAAACAGACTCCTGCCCAAACGCTTAGAACAAAATGAAGCCTTCGACATCTTTGCCCTTACAGGCTCTTCGAGCGAAGTAGGCGGCGATTATTACGACTTTTATCAGGTCAATCCTACAAAATACGTCGTCATGATTGCAGACGTGGCAGGGCATGGCACTTCGGTAGCCTTCTACGTGGCACAGGTAAAAGGCGTATTTCAGAGTTTGGTGCAAATGGACTTAGCCCCCGACTTATTTATGGAATATGCCAATATCGCCCTTTCCAGCTGCTTAGAGCGCGGCATCTTTGTTTCGGCTACCTATCTGACCATCGATACCGAAAAAAAATCTATCTATCAGGCGCGAGCAGGACACTGCCCTACCATTTTCTACAAAAATTTAGACTACCAGACCGAACTTTGGGAGGGAAAGGGCTTAGGTTTGAATATTCTCAAAAGCAACCTATACAATCAGCATATAGAAACTACCTACCACGAATTTGAAGAAGAGGACATCTTACTGCTTTATACTGATGGCATCATAGAGGCGCGAAACCCCGTTTCGGGTGAAGAATACGGCACAGAACGCCTGCGCGAAGTCCTGACCGATAGCGTGCATTGTTCGGCTTTGCAGCAAATCGCTGAAACAATTTTAGCCAACGTCAATGACTTTACCGATGATGTAGATTTTAAAGACGATTACACGCTTTTGCTCATCCGCTTTTTCTAA
- a CDS encoding rhodanese-related sulfurtransferase, with product MNTTPNLSPSLESEPLPYRVLLYYCFTPIEDPTALRNEQHALCIELNLRGRIIVASEGLNGTVSGTIADCEAYMERVSQDPRFKGIDFKIEGAQGHTFRKINVRVKEEIVHAGLPHLKPYQKTGKHLTPAEFKSLMQNDPNVVVVDMRSNYEHNLGKFKNALTFDMENFRELPEHLAEIEHLKDKKILTYCTGGIKCEKATALLLEAGFQDVYQLHGGIIKYGAEAGGEDFEGKCYVFDGRVAVDVNQVNPTILTECYVCGTKSDNMVNCANPTCNRHTVICQTCLENLDGGCSIECKTHPEKRPYDGSGKYERVSNGYNPEIGFRQQARELRKSKEETH from the coding sequence ATGAACACAACCCCTAATCTTTCGCCCTCACTCGAAAGTGAGCCGCTGCCCTATCGCGTCTTGCTCTACTACTGTTTCACCCCCATCGAAGACCCCACTGCGCTACGCAACGAGCAACATGCCCTCTGCATCGAACTCAATTTGCGCGGCAGGATTATCGTCGCTTCCGAAGGACTCAACGGAACGGTATCAGGTACGATTGCCGACTGTGAAGCCTACATGGAGCGCGTAAGCCAAGACCCACGTTTTAAGGGCATCGATTTTAAAATTGAAGGTGCGCAAGGGCATACCTTCCGAAAAATCAACGTGCGCGTCAAAGAGGAAATCGTCCATGCGGGATTGCCTCATTTGAAGCCCTACCAAAAAACAGGCAAGCATCTGACCCCTGCCGAATTTAAGAGTCTGATGCAAAACGACCCCAACGTCGTTGTGGTAGATATGCGCTCGAACTACGAACACAATTTAGGCAAATTTAAAAATGCCCTCACCTTCGACATGGAAAATTTCAGGGAGCTGCCAGAACACCTCGCCGAAATTGAACACCTAAAAGATAAAAAAATCCTGACCTACTGCACAGGCGGAATCAAATGCGAAAAAGCAACCGCCCTGCTGCTCGAAGCAGGCTTCCAAGACGTGTATCAACTTCATGGCGGCATCATCAAATACGGGGCAGAAGCAGGTGGCGAAGACTTTGAAGGCAAGTGTTACGTCTTCGACGGGCGGGTAGCCGTAGATGTCAATCAGGTAAATCCTACCATTCTGACCGAATGTTATGTCTGTGGTACAAAATCGGATAACATGGTGAATTGTGCCAATCCTACCTGCAACCGACATACCGTTATTTGTCAGACTTGTCTGGAAAATCTTGACGGCGGCTGCTCGATAGAATGTAAGACGCACCCCGAAAAACGCCCCTATGATGGCAGCGGCAAATATGAGCGCGTTTCAAATGGCTATAATCCAGAGATAGGATTTAGGCAGCAGGCTCGCGAATTGCGAAAAAGCAAGGAAGAAACACATTAA
- a CDS encoding DNA topoisomerase IV subunit B → MAENQPLAPNQGVSYDEDSIRSLDWREHIRLRPGMYIGKLGDGSAADDGIYVLVKEILDNSIDEFVMGNGKKIEIQIEKHRVTVRDYGRGIPLGKVIDCVSKINTGAKYDSEAFKKAVGLNGVGTKAVNALSTYFRVQSFREGQTKVAIFEKGELREEQPLAATNEKNGTLVIFEPDNSIFKNYRFIPEFLEEQLWNYAFLNAGLALIYNGQKYVSERGLYDLLLRKVDEEKLRYPIIHLKSQDIEVALSHNDEYGEDYYSFVNGQYTTQGGTHLAAFREAVVKTVRDFYGKNFEAADIRQSIVAAVSLKVQEPVFESQTKTKLGSTHIAPDPNSPTVRSFINDFLKTELDNYLHKNPQVAEALLKRIMQSERERKDMAGIKKIANERAKKANLHNKKLRDCRVHANDEKGDEIIRKRTTIFITEGDSASGSLTKARDVQTQAVFSLRGKPLNCFNLTKKVVYENEEFNLLQHALNIEEGIENLRYHRVVIATDADVDGMHIRLLLMTFFLHFFPDLVKKGHVYILETPLFRVRNKKDTIYCYSEEEKQKAMRKLGKGYEITRFKGLGEISPDEFGRFIGEDMRLQPIILSKNTSIQDLLAYYMGKNTTDRQRFIIDNLKVEKDLEVEAAV, encoded by the coding sequence ATGGCAGAAAATCAGCCTCTTGCGCCCAATCAAGGCGTTTCTTATGACGAAGATAGCATACGCTCGCTCGATTGGCGCGAACATATCCGTTTGCGTCCCGGCATGTATATCGGTAAGTTAGGCGATGGCTCGGCTGCCGACGACGGCATCTATGTCTTGGTCAAGGAAATTTTAGACAACTCCATCGATGAATTTGTGATGGGCAACGGCAAAAAAATCGAAATCCAGATTGAAAAACACCGCGTTACGGTGCGCGACTATGGCAGGGGGATTCCCTTGGGCAAAGTCATCGACTGCGTTTCGAAAATCAATACAGGGGCAAAATACGACTCCGAAGCCTTTAAAAAAGCCGTCGGACTCAACGGCGTGGGTACAAAGGCGGTCAATGCGCTCTCTACTTATTTTCGTGTGCAATCTTTTCGGGAGGGGCAGACCAAAGTAGCCATCTTTGAAAAGGGCGAATTGCGCGAGGAGCAGCCCCTTGCCGCTACCAATGAAAAAAATGGTACGCTTGTCATTTTCGAGCCTGATAATAGCATTTTTAAAAATTATCGCTTTATCCCCGAATTTTTAGAGGAGCAACTTTGGAACTATGCCTTTTTGAATGCAGGGCTTGCCCTGATTTACAATGGGCAAAAGTATGTTTCCGAGCGAGGGCTTTATGATTTATTGCTCCGAAAGGTAGATGAAGAAAAATTGCGCTACCCTATCATTCATCTCAAAAGTCAGGATATCGAAGTGGCTTTGAGCCACAACGACGAGTATGGCGAGGATTATTATTCTTTCGTCAATGGGCAATATACCACACAGGGCGGCACGCATTTGGCGGCGTTTCGCGAGGCGGTAGTCAAGACGGTGCGCGATTTTTATGGCAAAAATTTCGAGGCTGCCGACATCCGACAGTCCATTGTGGCGGCGGTTTCTTTGAAAGTGCAGGAGCCTGTCTTCGAATCGCAAACCAAGACCAAATTAGGCTCTACCCATATCGCACCCGACCCCAATAGCCCAACGGTGCGTAGCTTTATCAATGACTTTTTAAAAACAGAATTAGATAACTACCTACACAAAAATCCGCAAGTGGCGGAGGCTCTGCTCAAACGCATCATGCAGTCGGAACGCGAGCGCAAGGACATGGCAGGTATCAAAAAAATAGCCAATGAACGCGCCAAAAAAGCGAACCTTCACAACAAAAAGTTGCGTGATTGTAGGGTACATGCCAACGACGAAAAGGGCGACGAAATTATCAGAAAACGAACTACTATTTTTATCACCGAGGGCGATTCGGCAAGTGGTAGTCTTACCAAAGCGCGTGATGTGCAAACGCAAGCCGTTTTTAGTTTGCGTGGAAAGCCGCTTAATTGCTTCAACCTGACCAAAAAGGTAGTGTATGAAAACGAGGAGTTCAACCTTTTGCAGCATGCCCTCAATATCGAGGAGGGAATTGAAAATTTACGTTACCACCGCGTCGTTATCGCTACTGATGCCGACGTAGATGGCATGCACATTCGTTTGCTGCTGATGACTTTTTTCTTACACTTTTTCCCCGATTTAGTCAAAAAAGGACACGTTTATATCTTAGAAACGCCACTTTTTAGGGTACGCAATAAAAAAGATACCATTTATTGCTATTCGGAAGAAGAAAAGCAGAAAGCGATGCGCAAACTTGGCAAGGGCTACGAGATTACCCGCTTCAAAGGGTTAGGCGAAATTTCACCCGACGAGTTTGGGCGTTTTATTGGCGAGGACATGCGCCTACAACCCATTATTTTGAGCAAAAATACCTCTATTCAGGATTTGCTTGCTTACTACATGGGTAAAAATACGACCGACCGTCAGCGTTTTATTATCGATAACTTAAAGGTAGAGAAGGATTTGGAAGTAGAAGCGGCGGTATAG
- a CDS encoding sensor histidine kinase, with product MSSFCWVWLLLLGLGCTFQKAAWAQQPNLSEKFVAELAEQEVRIYSKSWRVLLDSLEKGTSETRHLYLQKFENLTQKKDLNPSLKKKIAFYFFIYEARKKLLQDTAVVGLLVEAKERLHTIESAGEAATEVYGLYERGTLYALLGNILVKMLKEEEAITYYLQAAEMYQQAGCLYELAYQYDEIGTIYWRIKDWQRAAYYFEKELLIAENIKDLWLTMHAHLNFGLAKERQGAHQIALQHFHIGLEYAQKRKDSAAIGLLVGNIGAVYIKEKEYEKAKTFLEQDYLLSRRFGEVKSAINALNALVEIAIIEGDWKRAELLGDSALVLAEKYAELEVSRAIAYKNLHLLYAQQKNFEKAYHYLLMHDSLYENRLKNQNHAKIYNAEAAYNLGKKTTENELLKEKNQNKIIVIVCILIGAALLFFLAYILHKSNSEKAQLNAILLQKTKEIELQNNALIEKNAEILSQNEEVELLNEQLSILNNNLEQTIYERTQELEKTVGKLSQTQNELETFMYNAAHDLRAPILRILGLVRIGRMELQTATGENLPEPYFLSHFEETAHHLDRLIRKLIAIHEILTAEPHHEPLEAKTLMEALAHFYEKNPLKSPYIQFALHDYTYRPFLADEKLLLMALFALLENALLFRSTHHQTQVTLNLKQDKTATYFEVSSNGATIETALHEKIFEMFFRGSLEHKNGHGLGLYMVKKIAEQLGATISLQVQGQKNIFLFTLLEKEREESLR from the coding sequence TTGAGCAGTTTTTGTTGGGTTTGGTTACTCCTTTTGGGGCTTGGCTGCACTTTTCAAAAGGCGGCATGGGCGCAGCAGCCCAATTTGAGTGAGAAATTTGTCGCAGAATTGGCAGAGCAAGAGGTACGCATTTACAGTAAGAGTTGGCGCGTTTTATTAGATTCCTTAGAAAAAGGTACATCAGAAACGCGACACCTTTATCTACAAAAATTTGAAAATCTGACCCAAAAAAAAGACCTAAATCCTTCTTTGAAGAAAAAAATTGCCTTTTATTTTTTTATCTATGAAGCGCGAAAAAAGCTATTGCAGGATACCGCTGTGGTCGGTTTATTGGTGGAAGCCAAAGAGCGATTGCACACGATAGAAAGTGCAGGCGAAGCGGCAACAGAGGTTTATGGCTTGTATGAAAGAGGGACTTTGTACGCGCTTTTAGGCAATATTTTAGTGAAAATGTTGAAAGAAGAAGAAGCCATTACTTATTATTTGCAAGCGGCAGAAATGTACCAGCAGGCAGGTTGTTTGTATGAATTAGCCTATCAGTATGATGAAATTGGTACGATTTATTGGCGCATCAAAGATTGGCAGAGGGCTGCCTATTACTTTGAAAAAGAGCTACTTATCGCCGAAAACATCAAAGACCTTTGGCTTACTATGCATGCGCACCTCAATTTTGGACTTGCCAAAGAAAGACAAGGCGCACATCAAATTGCACTTCAACATTTTCATATTGGATTAGAATATGCACAAAAAAGGAAAGATTCGGCTGCCATCGGACTCTTGGTAGGCAATATTGGGGCTGTGTATATCAAAGAAAAAGAATATGAAAAAGCCAAAACTTTTTTAGAGCAAGATTATCTCCTAAGCCGCCGCTTTGGAGAGGTCAAGAGTGCCATCAATGCCCTCAATGCCTTAGTGGAAATTGCTATCATAGAAGGCGATTGGAAGCGTGCCGAACTTTTGGGCGATAGTGCCTTAGTATTGGCAGAAAAGTATGCCGAATTAGAAGTTTCGCGTGCAATCGCTTATAAAAACTTACATCTGCTTTATGCGCAACAAAAAAACTTCGAGAAAGCCTACCACTACCTTCTCATGCACGATAGTTTGTATGAAAATCGCCTCAAAAATCAGAACCACGCCAAGATATACAACGCCGAAGCCGCCTATAATTTGGGCAAAAAAACCACAGAAAACGAACTTTTAAAGGAAAAAAATCAGAATAAAATTATCGTTATTGTCTGTATTTTGATAGGCGCAGCCCTGCTTTTTTTCTTGGCTTATATCCTGCATAAAAGCAACAGCGAAAAAGCACAACTTAATGCGATTTTATTACAAAAAACAAAAGAAATAGAGCTTCAAAATAATGCTTTAATAGAAAAAAATGCAGAAATTTTAAGCCAAAACGAAGAAGTAGAGCTTCTAAACGAACAACTTTCTATCCTCAACAACAACTTAGAACAGACCATTTATGAGCGAACACAGGAATTAGAAAAAACAGTAGGCAAACTTTCGCAAACGCAAAACGAACTCGAAACCTTTATGTATAATGCCGCCCACGACTTGCGTGCGCCTATCCTGCGGATTTTGGGCTTGGTGCGTATCGGGCGCATGGAATTGCAAACGGCAACAGGGGAAAACCTGCCCGAACCCTATTTTTTGTCGCATTTCGAGGAAACTGCCCACCATTTGGATAGGCTCATTCGCAAACTTATCGCCATACACGAAATTCTGACCGCCGAGCCGCACCACGAACCGCTCGAAGCCAAAACCCTGATGGAGGCATTGGCGCATTTTTACGAAAAAAATCCGCTCAAATCGCCCTACATTCAGTTTGCGCTTCACGACTACACCTACCGCCCTTTTTTGGCAGACGAAAAACTTTTGCTCATGGCACTTTTTGCACTATTAGAAAATGCCCTACTTTTTAGAAGCACGCACCACCAGACCCAAGTGACGCTCAACCTCAAACAAGATAAGACTGCTACCTATTTTGAAGTATCGAGCAATGGCGCAACGATAGAAACCGCGCTACACGAAAAGATTTTTGAGATGTTTTTTAGAGGCTCACTCGAACACAAAAACGGACATGGCTTGGGGCTTTATATGGTAAAAAAAATTGCCGAACAATTAGGTGCGACCATCAGCCTACAAGTGCAGGGTCAGAAAAACATCTTCCTTTTCACCCTCTTAGAAAAAGAGCGCGAGGAAAGCCTAAGATAA
- a CDS encoding branched-chain amino acid aminotransferase, whose protein sequence is MISTAPSLEIEITPTASSRLPHVNFQELGFGKIFSDHMLVAEYKQGAWQKPQILPYGNIPMSPAMATLHYAQAIFEGLKCFYNKEGELVVFRPEENYNRLIRSSERMCIPTLPKEIFMQGMHELIKLDRDWVPQEAGGSLYIRPFIFASEAFLGVRPAEEYKFIIITSPVGAYYSEPVKVKIEDYYTRAASGGVGNAKTSGNYAASLYPAQMARKDGYHQLVWTDAKKHEFIEESGTMNIMFVINDTLITPPVGDSILDGITRKSLLVLAQDLGIKVEERPISVAEIMTALENNQLQEVFGVGTAAVISQIVLMHYNGKDYHLPALETRKISAALLAQLQGIRTGELPDTHHWLYKI, encoded by the coding sequence ATGATTTCAACTGCTCCTTCTCTTGAAATAGAGATTACCCCCACTGCGTCTTCGCGTCTGCCACACGTTAATTTTCAGGAATTAGGGTTCGGAAAAATCTTTTCCGACCACATGTTGGTAGCCGAATATAAACAAGGGGCATGGCAGAAACCACAAATCCTGCCTTATGGAAATATTCCCATGAGTCCTGCTATGGCAACTTTGCACTATGCACAGGCAATATTTGAAGGTTTGAAATGTTTTTACAATAAAGAAGGCGAATTGGTTGTCTTTCGCCCCGAAGAAAACTACAACCGTCTGATACGCTCTTCCGAGCGCATGTGTATCCCCACACTGCCAAAGGAAATTTTTATGCAGGGCATGCACGAACTTATCAAATTGGATAGAGATTGGGTGCCACAAGAGGCAGGCGGCTCTCTCTACATTCGTCCTTTTATCTTTGCCTCTGAAGCCTTTTTGGGAGTACGCCCTGCCGAGGAGTACAAGTTTATCATCATTACCTCGCCTGTAGGTGCGTATTATTCCGAACCCGTCAAAGTAAAAATTGAAGATTATTACACACGCGCCGCTTCTGGAGGCGTAGGCAATGCCAAAACGTCGGGCAATTATGCCGCTTCGCTCTACCCTGCACAGATGGCACGCAAAGATGGCTACCACCAACTTGTTTGGACAGATGCCAAAAAGCACGAATTTATAGAGGAGTCGGGAACGATGAACATTATGTTTGTCATAAACGACACCCTTATCACGCCTCCTGTGGGCGATTCTATCTTAGATGGTATCACGCGCAAAAGTTTGCTTGTCTTGGCGCAAGATTTGGGTATCAAAGTAGAAGAACGCCCGATTTCGGTAGCAGAAATTATGACCGCCCTTGAAAACAACCAACTTCAAGAGGTCTTTGGCGTAGGAACGGCTGCCGTCATCTCTCAAATTGTATTGATGCACTACAACGGCAAAGATTACCACCTGCCTGCCCTTGAAACGCGCAAAATAAGTGCTGCACTTTTGGCGCAGTTGCAGGGTATCCGCACAGGCGAACTGCCCGATACGCACCATTGGCTTTACAAGATTTAA